One Candidatus Nitrososphaera evergladensis SR1 genomic window carries:
- a CDS encoding cupin domain-containing protein, producing the protein MKEKGQAFDLDDLLTKIDKDSYWVDFIKIRHLEAGVLRLYPNEEDTQTPHDADELYFVVEGSGFISMGKESKAVKKGSVLFVPAGMPHHFYGNRNTLVVLYMFAE; encoded by the coding sequence ATGAAGGAAAAGGGGCAGGCATTTGATCTTGACGACCTCTTGACAAAAATAGACAAGGACAGCTACTGGGTTGATTTCATAAAAATAAGGCACCTTGAGGCAGGCGTGCTCCGGCTGTACCCTAACGAGGAAGACACCCAGACTCCTCACGACGCGGACGAATTGTATTTCGTAGTTGAGGGAAGCGGGTTTATCAGCATGGGCAAGGAGAGCAAGGCGGTGAAAAAAGGCTCGGTGCTGTTCGTGCCGGCAGGCATGCCGCACCACTTTTACGGCAACAGGAACACGCTAGTGGTGCTGTACATGTTTGCAGAATAA
- a CDS encoding sialidase family protein, whose translation MRRAALLATTIIVAAAIVAAAGLTLVFSSGSFALSNKNANLPSLSYDGSEPQTGSSDHGGSNNNRQPAVVTSNNTSSVKFRDAINLTNNPNDSVYGQVASVNDSVYVVWQESIQDLAAGSNYDVFFKSSQDNGETFNNKTLNLSRNAGFSEHPQLAASGSNVFAVWTDNTFGKKQVFFAKSSDAGKTFDEPRVLSNSGNVSSYNQEMAVFGSNVYLVWQEQAPDDGGNVIIFRASSDNGNTFADPVTVARDSSNSSGIDSRAFPKVAAYGDNVYVAWSAMESENNPRRGLYFARSADSGSAFSSAAKLSSGNEVVGEAQIAAYGDNDVYIIWGGLDAMAAKNLFYVQSSDGGGTFAGPSSVKSLKSPSNVELAVMNGRLGSGDNDNNTGNGTSETAAYSLHVAAQVPLSPDNEEIMFVSNLGGNRTSAQQQPFNLSKNSGISECPSISISGNDVFVVWEDLTVGNHEIFLAKGKVAS comes from the coding sequence ATGAGACGTGCTGCATTGCTAGCGACGACAATAATAGTAGCAGCAGCAATAGTTGCCGCTGCGGGCCTAACGCTCGTCTTTTCTTCTGGTTCCTTTGCTTTATCGAACAAAAATGCCAATCTGCCATCATTATCTTATGATGGCAGCGAGCCACAGACTGGTAGTAGTGACCACGGCGGTAGTAATAACAATCGGCAGCCGGCTGTTGTTACAAGCAACAACACAAGTAGCGTGAAATTTAGGGACGCAATCAACCTTACCAACAATCCCAACGATTCGGTTTATGGTCAAGTAGCATCCGTCAATGACAGCGTCTATGTAGTATGGCAAGAATCGATCCAGGATCTTGCCGCCGGCAGCAACTATGATGTATTTTTCAAGTCAAGCCAAGACAACGGGGAGACTTTTAACAACAAGACATTAAACCTGAGCAGAAACGCAGGATTTTCAGAACATCCTCAGCTTGCCGCGTCTGGCAGCAACGTATTTGCCGTTTGGACCGATAATACCTTTGGGAAAAAACAAGTATTCTTTGCAAAAAGCAGTGATGCCGGAAAAACTTTTGACGAACCCCGGGTGTTAAGCAACTCTGGAAATGTTTCATCCTATAATCAGGAAATGGCAGTCTTTGGCAGCAATGTCTACCTAGTATGGCAAGAGCAGGCTCCTGATGATGGCGGCAACGTCATAATATTCAGAGCAAGCAGCGACAATGGAAACACGTTTGCAGACCCTGTCACCGTTGCACGGGACAGCAGCAATAGTAGCGGCATCGATTCAAGAGCATTTCCAAAGGTCGCGGCGTACGGAGATAACGTGTATGTTGCGTGGAGCGCTATGGAAAGCGAGAACAATCCGCGACGAGGACTCTACTTTGCAAGGAGCGCAGACAGCGGGAGTGCCTTTTCTTCAGCTGCCAAGTTGAGCAGTGGGAATGAGGTAGTGGGCGAAGCCCAGATCGCGGCGTACGGAGATAATGATGTCTACATAATATGGGGAGGTCTCGATGCCATGGCTGCAAAGAACCTCTTTTACGTCCAAAGCAGCGACGGTGGAGGCACCTTTGCCGGCCCTTCAAGCGTCAAGTCTCTGAAGAGCCCTTCCAATGTCGAGCTTGCGGTAATGAATGGGAGGCTAGGATCAGGCGATAATGATAACAACACTGGCAACGGCACAAGCGAGACCGCGGCTTATTCTCTGCATGTGGCTGCCCAAGTCCCGCTGTCGCCTGACAACGAAGAGATCATGTTTGTTTCAAATCTTGGCGGGAATCGCACATCTGCGCAACAACAACCTTTCAATCTGAGCAAAAACTCTGGGATTTCAGAATGTCCCTCAATATCAATATCTGGAAATGATGTCTTTGTAGTGTGGGAAGACCTGACGGTAGGAAACCATGAAATATTTCTTGCCAAGGGCAAAGTTGCCTCTTGA
- a CDS encoding 50S ribosomal protein L40e, which translates to MPIADATKKQIAQQRRLYFKICFHCGGKNPISATRCRKCHNDQMRLKNRTLGAKK; encoded by the coding sequence ATGCCGATTGCCGACGCTACAAAGAAACAGATTGCTCAGCAGCGCAGGCTATACTTCAAGATATGCTTCCACTGCGGTGGCAAAAACCCGATATCTGCGACAAGGTGCAGAAAGTGCCACAACGACCAGATGCGCCTGAAGAACAGGACGCTGGGTGCCAAGAAGTAA